The following coding sequences lie in one Clarias gariepinus isolate MV-2021 ecotype Netherlands chromosome 27, CGAR_prim_01v2, whole genome shotgun sequence genomic window:
- the LOC128514857 gene encoding uncharacterized protein LOC128514857 isoform X2, whose protein sequence is MITLFVALYSLLCLCTTVQTSGIKELHLKTVKSGEAITIECNISGVKNKYFLLWYRLKFENVPQFLVRHNGKNSYSFDEGFNDSRISVTVEDQKFDLNINETREDDGGEYFCGELEGSIQKFTSGTRLQFEGEEMKPCPTPGTLNKNTHSVTHQGSNSRDEKGDSCTDQMRVLFWLSVSRAGALAFMTLSIILIVFKLRLK, encoded by the exons TACAAACTTCTGGGATCAAGgagcttcatttaaaaacagtaaaaagtgGAGAGGCCATAACTATAGAGTGTAACATTAGCGGGgtcaaaaacaaatattttttactttggtaCAGACTGAAATTTGAAAATGTGCCTCAGTTTCTGGTGAGACATAATGGGAAAAATAGTTACAGTTTTGATGAGGGATTTAATGATAGTCGCATCAGTGTTACTGTAGAGGACCAAAAGTTTGATCTTAACATTAATGAAACGAGagaagatgatggaggagaatATTTCTGTGGGGAATTAGAGGGAAGTATACAAAagttcacatctggaacacgtctgcagtttgaag gtgaagagatgaaaccctgtcctacacctggaacacttaacaagaacacacactctgttacacaccagggttcaaacAGCAGAGATGAAAAAG GTGACAGCTGTACTGATCAGATGCGTGTGCTGTTCTGGCTTTCTGTTTCTAGGGCTGGAGCTCTTGCCTTCATGACATTATCAATAATcctgattgtttttaaattaagattaaaatag
- the LOC128514857 gene encoding uncharacterized protein LOC128514857 isoform X1, which yields MITLFVALNSLLCLCTTVQTSGIKELHLKTVKSGEAITIECNISGVKNKYFLLWYRLKFENVPQFLVRHNGKNSYSFDEGFNDSRISVTVEDQKFDLNINETREDDGGEYFCGELEGSIQKFTSGTRLQFEGEEMKPCPTPGTLNKNTHSVTHQGSNSRDEKGDSCTDQMRVLFWLSVSRAGALAFMTLSIILIVFKLRLK from the exons atgatcacactctttgtggctcttaactctctgctttgtctctgcacaactg TACAAACTTCTGGGATCAAGgagcttcatttaaaaacagtaaaaagtgGAGAGGCCATAACTATAGAGTGTAACATTAGCGGGgtcaaaaacaaatattttttactttggtaCAGACTGAAATTTGAAAATGTGCCTCAGTTTCTGGTGAGACATAATGGGAAAAATAGTTACAGTTTTGATGAGGGATTTAATGATAGTCGCATCAGTGTTACTGTAGAGGACCAAAAGTTTGATCTTAACATTAATGAAACGAGagaagatgatggaggagaatATTTCTGTGGGGAATTAGAGGGAAGTATACAAAagttcacatctggaacacgtctgcagtttgaag gtgaagagatgaaaccctgtcctacacctggaacacttaacaagaacacacactctgttacacaccagggttcaaacAGCAGAGATGAAAAAG GTGACAGCTGTACTGATCAGATGCGTGTGCTGTTCTGGCTTTCTGTTTCTAGGGCTGGAGCTCTTGCCTTCATGACATTATCAATAATcctgattgtttttaaattaagattaaaatag